ATTCAATGACAAAATCTATTCTTTCACTTCTGCAGTCGCCAGTGTCTTAATCAGCTCCCTCACCGTATTTACATGGCCCGAAAGGGAGGGATTTATTCCATCACTCAGGTAGTACCACGCTTCCGGGGGTGAACCCATGCGTTTCCCGAGGGGATCTACAATAAACCCGGGCTTACCAAGCAGGATCTGTCGGATTTGGGACAAATCTTTCTCATCAATTTCAAAATCGAATAGCTCCATTTCATCCAGCAGCCCCGGTATAACGGGAGCGGGCGAGATCCATACGGGCGGGTTGTCCGTTACGGTTTTGATGGCATCCTGAATGGATGCCAGATTTTCCCAGGTTTCAGACAGGGGCAAAAGTGTCCGGCCCGGTAGAAAAGTAAGACGAATGGCATCAAAAAGCCCCAGCTGCACAAACACCCAATCCGGGTCATGGCTCAGCACATCGCGGTGCATTCTGCGAAGCGCCTCTGAGGTGGTATTGCCGGTGATGCCTGCATTGATAAACGTAAACTCTGCCTCAGGTACAGTAATATTCAGGATATGTTCGAAAATGGAAAACCAACCCTGCAGATCATCTGTGGCAGAATCACCCAGTGCAACGATAGTATCATCTTTTTGAAAAGGCAGTTCGTCAACCCAATCCGTAATATCATCTTCTCTCAAAAGCTCAAGAGCTGCTTCCTTTGCATTTTGCCGGAACATGCCTCTCAATTTCTCAAGCTCTGAAGTTTCCAGGCCCATTAGTTCTGCCACAGCTGATTGATTTGTGATGCCTGGCAAGAGTGGAAACTGTTTCTCGAGATTTAAAAACTGAAG
Above is a genomic segment from Rhodohalobacter mucosus containing:
- a CDS encoding SGNH/GDSL hydrolase family protein is translated as MTQKADKKEKEALEKYLLQFLNLEKQFPLLPGITNQSAVAELMGLETSELEKLRGMFRQNAKEAALELLREDDITDWVDELPFQKDDTIVALGDSATDDLQGWFSIFEHILNITVPEAEFTFINAGITGNTTSEALRRMHRDVLSHDPDWVFVQLGLFDAIRLTFLPGRTLLPLSETWENLASIQDAIKTVTDNPPVWISPAPVIPGLLDEMELFDFEIDEKDLSQIRQILLGKPGFIVDPLGKRMGSPPEAWYYLSDGINPSLSGHVNTVRELIKTLATAEVKE